A genomic region of Burkholderia humptydooensis contains the following coding sequences:
- a CDS encoding phosphatase PAP2 family protein, producing the protein MFDLPPRLWISITALGGVGLTLPLAVTIAVWLALGYSLRRAAAWLAVLGVAIGAVALTKIAFLGWGIGVRAWDFTGFSGHAMLSTSVYPVAMFLALARAKPAVRIAGIVVGLAAGVAVGLSRVALDAHSPSEAVTGCVIGALAALSFIAGSWRATPHRWSAPAVVTSLVAVTIALHGVTVPSHRWVTAVALQLSGHERPYVRARWKANPNYRPASRPAQQQTFGMPAAVEHA; encoded by the coding sequence ATGTTCGATTTGCCGCCCCGTCTGTGGATCTCGATCACCGCCCTAGGCGGTGTCGGCCTGACCTTGCCCCTCGCCGTCACGATCGCCGTCTGGCTTGCGCTCGGCTATTCGCTTCGCCGCGCCGCCGCATGGCTCGCCGTGCTCGGCGTTGCGATCGGCGCCGTCGCGCTCACGAAAATCGCGTTCCTCGGCTGGGGCATCGGCGTGCGCGCGTGGGATTTCACGGGCTTCAGCGGCCACGCGATGCTGTCGACATCAGTCTATCCGGTCGCGATGTTTCTCGCGCTCGCCCGCGCGAAGCCGGCCGTGCGTATCGCGGGAATCGTCGTCGGGCTTGCGGCGGGAGTGGCCGTCGGGCTGTCGCGCGTCGCGCTCGACGCGCATTCGCCGTCCGAGGCGGTCACGGGCTGCGTGATCGGCGCACTCGCCGCGCTGTCGTTCATCGCCGGCTCCTGGCGCGCGACGCCGCACCGCTGGTCGGCGCCCGCCGTCGTGACGAGTCTCGTGGCCGTCACGATCGCGCTGCACGGCGTCACAGTGCCGTCGCACCGCTGGGTCACTGCGGTCGCACTGCAACTCTCCGGTCACGAACGGCCGTACGTGCGGGCGCGCTGGAAGGCGAATCCGAACTACCGGCCCGCGTCGCGGCCGGCTCAGCAGCAGACGTTCGGCATGCCCGCCGCCGTCGAGCACGCGTAA
- a CDS encoding BPSS1780 family membrane protein yields the protein MQLIEVSAKTGYVWFRQGIWLFRRNPLAFVTLFFTYLLAMMLVSLVPVIGAALPLLFIPGIAVGFMAACRDTIAGKQVLPTILIDGFRSYGPIVTQRLFTLGGLYIVSMAAVFACSALGDGGTLLKIMFGLGAENLGPEALDSPGVKIAVLIAAALYAPVAMMFWFAPVLTAWHDIPPVKALFFSVVSCWRNKGAFTVYGLLWFGLALGVSFGLAALMQALGAGAYALAVMMPASIVITAMLYCSFYATYRGCFGVQEPGASKLPNAPDR from the coding sequence ATGCAACTGATCGAAGTCTCCGCCAAGACCGGCTACGTGTGGTTCCGCCAGGGCATCTGGCTATTCCGGCGCAATCCGCTCGCGTTCGTCACGCTGTTCTTCACGTACCTGCTCGCGATGATGCTGGTGTCGCTCGTGCCCGTGATCGGCGCCGCGCTGCCGCTCTTGTTCATTCCCGGCATCGCGGTCGGCTTCATGGCGGCGTGCCGCGACACGATCGCCGGCAAGCAGGTGCTGCCGACGATCCTGATCGACGGCTTCCGCTCGTACGGGCCGATCGTCACGCAGCGGCTGTTCACGCTCGGCGGGCTTTACATCGTATCGATGGCGGCCGTGTTCGCGTGCTCGGCGCTCGGCGACGGCGGCACGCTGCTGAAGATCATGTTCGGCCTCGGCGCCGAAAACCTCGGGCCGGAAGCGCTCGATTCGCCGGGCGTCAAGATTGCGGTGCTGATCGCGGCCGCGCTGTACGCGCCGGTCGCGATGATGTTCTGGTTCGCGCCGGTGCTGACCGCGTGGCACGACATTCCGCCCGTGAAGGCGCTGTTCTTCAGCGTCGTGAGCTGCTGGCGCAACAAGGGCGCGTTCACTGTCTACGGGCTGCTGTGGTTCGGGCTCGCGCTCGGCGTGTCGTTCGGGCTCGCCGCGCTGATGCAGGCGCTCGGCGCCGGCGCGTACGCGCTCGCGGTGATGATGCCGGCATCGATCGTCATCACCGCGATGCTTTACTGCTCGTTCTACGCGACCTATCGCGGCTGCTTCGGCGTGCAGGAGCCCGGGGCGTCGAAGCTGCCGAACGCCCCCGATCGGTGA
- a CDS encoding DUF4224 domain-containing protein: MESLTLTEQEIVEATGYKQPCRQLIALQRAGIPADRRPDGSVRVWRHHLAGQPEADRKASRRRPQLTSDMKAARHDR, translated from the coding sequence ATGGAATCCCTCACCCTGACTGAGCAAGAAATCGTAGAGGCGACGGGCTATAAGCAACCGTGCCGGCAATTGATCGCATTGCAGCGAGCAGGCATTCCGGCGGATCGCCGCCCCGATGGCAGCGTCCGGGTATGGCGCCATCACCTTGCCGGGCAACCCGAGGCGGATCGCAAGGCGTCTCGGCGACGCCCGCAGCTCACGTCCGATATGAAGGCGGCACGACATGATCGGTAG
- a CDS encoding ISAs1 family transposase, which yields MPTIMDAFAELRDPRCRACRYPLQEILFAALCAVLCGVEDWETMTLWGRTQLAWLRSHLAYENGVPSPDTFRRVFGALSAKAFERCFIDWVGQLCPALAGQHVAIDGKAVRGNRSGTHAALHLVSAWCSNNGLSLGQVSTADKSNEITAIPELLAALDLQGATITIDAIGTQHEIARTIVEAGADYVLAVKDNQPRLAEGVRQWFAAAQDGKLESSYWEHTEHDKGHGRLETRVCRVSDDVAWLSGTGQHWAGLQRLVMLERTRQIGEKVTTERCYYISSKAVKATEMAPIIRAHWGIENQLHWVLDVSWGEDASLIRDTLAARNMASLRKITLNLARLAQSRQPKKVSLKNIRNLAAWDTAMRDSILGLA from the coding sequence ATGCCAACGATCATGGACGCGTTTGCCGAACTGCGAGACCCGCGCTGCCGCGCCTGCCGTTATCCGTTGCAGGAAATCCTGTTTGCCGCCCTGTGCGCGGTTTTATGCGGCGTCGAGGACTGGGAAACGATGACACTGTGGGGCCGCACGCAGCTTGCTTGGCTGCGTAGCCATCTGGCGTATGAGAACGGCGTGCCGTCGCCCGATACGTTCCGGCGGGTATTCGGCGCGCTCAGTGCGAAAGCGTTTGAGCGCTGCTTCATCGACTGGGTCGGGCAACTGTGTCCGGCGCTGGCTGGCCAGCATGTGGCGATTGACGGCAAGGCGGTGCGCGGCAACCGTAGCGGCACGCATGCGGCGCTGCATTTGGTGTCGGCATGGTGCTCGAACAACGGCTTGAGCCTCGGGCAAGTGAGCACGGCCGATAAGAGCAATGAGATCACGGCGATCCCGGAATTGCTGGCCGCGCTCGATTTGCAGGGCGCGACGATAACGATCGACGCGATCGGCACGCAGCACGAGATCGCACGCACGATCGTGGAGGCCGGGGCCGACTACGTTCTGGCGGTCAAGGACAATCAGCCGCGACTGGCCGAAGGCGTGCGCCAGTGGTTTGCGGCTGCCCAGGACGGCAAGCTCGAAAGCTCGTACTGGGAGCACACCGAACATGACAAAGGCCACGGGCGGCTGGAGACCCGGGTTTGCCGGGTCAGCGATGATGTGGCGTGGCTGAGCGGGACAGGACAGCACTGGGCGGGTCTCCAGCGGCTGGTGATGCTTGAGCGCACACGCCAGATTGGCGAGAAAGTGACGACCGAGCGCTGTTACTACATCAGCTCGAAAGCGGTGAAAGCAACTGAGATGGCTCCGATCATCCGTGCTCATTGGGGCATCGAAAACCAACTGCACTGGGTCCTCGATGTCTCGTGGGGCGAGGATGCCAGCCTGATCCGCGACACCCTGGCCGCCCGCAACATGGCCAGTCTGCGCAAGATCACACTCAATCTCGCCCGGCTGGCTCAGAGTCGGCAGCCCAAGAAGGTGAGCCTGAAGAACATCCGTAACCTCGCCGCATGGGATACCGCTATGCGTGACTCCATCCTCGGCCTTGCCTGA
- a CDS encoding DUF551 domain-containing protein, which produces MTVKLTADQIVEIWNHVEWKDLNPFTTDFQHSLLMRFARDIESFLLDLDASRQVEIDAYKREVRELEAALASMRWQLQGAQHTSDECPHGIDDGACKHCYQEATKPIYKERLTAAPAQQWSGEMTNADRATLIQALQKALAYWMPKVFDERSAHDAYLLVGYEGEIETRCWGDEIAATVPRWTPVRESLPTTSGWYLVMLKPDNDWGLMSDTPLQVEFDAYTYKPKAFTCLYDWRADEDITAAVTHWMPMPCAPVDAARSGDES; this is translated from the coding sequence ATGACTGTCAAGCTGACGGCCGACCAGATCGTTGAAATCTGGAATCACGTCGAATGGAAGGATCTCAATCCGTTCACGACTGATTTCCAGCACTCATTGCTGATGCGCTTCGCGCGCGACATTGAGAGCTTCCTTCTCGACCTCGACGCCTCCCGGCAAGTCGAAATCGACGCCTACAAGCGAGAAGTTCGGGAACTTGAGGCTGCGCTCGCGTCGATGAGGTGGCAGCTTCAGGGGGCACAGCATACAAGCGATGAGTGCCCGCATGGCATTGACGATGGAGCATGCAAGCATTGCTATCAAGAGGCGACGAAGCCAATCTATAAAGAACGTCTCACCGCCGCCCCGGCGCAGCAGTGGAGCGGCGAGATGACGAATGCCGATCGCGCCACCCTGATCCAGGCGCTCCAGAAAGCGCTCGCGTATTGGATGCCCAAGGTGTTTGACGAGCGTTCGGCGCACGATGCATATCTCCTCGTCGGCTACGAAGGCGAGATAGAGACGCGCTGCTGGGGCGATGAGATAGCCGCAACAGTCCCGCGATGGACGCCGGTAAGAGAAAGCCTTCCGACTACGTCTGGCTGGTATCTCGTGATGCTCAAGCCCGACAACGATTGGGGTCTGATGAGCGACACGCCACTTCAGGTCGAGTTCGACGCATACACGTATAAGCCGAAGGCTTTCACGTGCCTCTATGACTGGCGCGCGGATGAAGACATTACTGCGGCGGTCACGCACTGGATGCCGATGCCTTGCGCCCCGGTCGATGCCGCCCGCTCAGGAGACGAATCGTGA
- a CDS encoding extracellular catalytic domain type 1 short-chain-length polyhydroxyalkanoate depolymerase, producing MTKSLTKFWLGGVKRLLHMPNARTSKSALKAAQKMAADWPFSETTAAVATPAEPAPPVARESRVRPRAAAWAGGEWIRADHPLPPAFGRFVKHLEYGLYVPPGVKTDGLPLVVMLHGCKQDMDQFSQGTRMNLLADRYGFAVLYPEQSLSAHAHGCWHWYEDTVHGGRGEAQAVVALVDALVAERGFDASRVYAAGLSAGAGLVTLLALHFPQHFAAVALHSGPAFGDAHSGITAMDVMRRGLHRNPAVVVDALVEPGSHPGMPALIVHGDDDRVVVPKNADELAVQFLRLNGLANPDGEPAGVERFETRAADVRTIDYRCDGESVVRLCRVHGLAHAWAGGDDSVPFHSAAGPDASELIWSFFASRARATVAS from the coding sequence ATGACCAAAAGTCTGACGAAATTCTGGCTGGGCGGTGTGAAACGCTTGCTGCACATGCCGAACGCGCGGACGTCGAAGTCCGCTCTGAAGGCTGCCCAAAAGATGGCGGCCGACTGGCCGTTCTCCGAAACCACGGCCGCTGTCGCGACGCCCGCCGAGCCGGCCCCGCCCGTCGCGCGCGAGTCGCGCGTGCGGCCGCGCGCCGCCGCATGGGCGGGCGGCGAATGGATTCGTGCCGATCACCCGCTGCCGCCTGCGTTCGGGCGCTTCGTCAAGCATCTCGAATACGGGCTGTACGTGCCGCCCGGCGTGAAGACAGACGGCCTGCCGCTCGTCGTGATGCTGCACGGCTGCAAGCAGGACATGGATCAGTTCTCGCAAGGCACGCGGATGAACCTGCTCGCGGACCGATACGGCTTTGCCGTGCTCTATCCTGAGCAGTCGCTCAGCGCGCACGCGCACGGTTGCTGGCATTGGTACGAAGACACCGTGCATGGCGGGCGCGGCGAAGCGCAGGCGGTCGTTGCGCTCGTCGACGCGCTCGTCGCCGAACGCGGCTTCGACGCGTCGCGCGTCTATGCGGCCGGCCTGTCGGCGGGAGCGGGGCTCGTGACGCTGCTCGCGCTGCACTTTCCGCAGCATTTCGCGGCCGTGGCGCTCCATTCGGGGCCGGCGTTCGGCGATGCGCATTCCGGGATCACCGCAATGGACGTGATGCGCCGCGGCCTGCACCGCAATCCCGCCGTCGTCGTCGACGCGCTCGTCGAGCCGGGCTCGCATCCGGGGATGCCGGCCCTCATCGTGCATGGCGATGACGATCGCGTCGTCGTGCCGAAGAACGCGGACGAACTTGCTGTACAGTTCCTGCGGCTGAACGGCCTCGCCAATCCCGACGGCGAACCGGCGGGCGTCGAGCGCTTCGAGACGCGCGCAGCCGACGTGCGCACGATCGACTACCGTTGCGACGGCGAATCGGTCGTGCGCCTCTGCCGGGTCCACGGTCTCGCGCACGCGTGGGCGGGCGGCGACGACAGCGTGCCGTTCCATTCGGCGGCCGGTCCCGACGCGAGCGAATTGATCTGGTCTTTCTTCGCGTCTCGCGCGCGGGCGACTGTCGCGTCGTAA
- a CDS encoding MarR family winged helix-turn-helix transcriptional regulator, translated as MNDSPTFPLTLDDQLCFALYSTSLAMTKAYKPLLDKLALTYPQYLAMLVLWESDDMAVKDIAARLSLDPATVTPLLKRLEALGYIERVRDTNDERIVHARLTAEGAALKHKARSVPAELFCAMRQTPDFLIRLREDLTRLRQALADADDA; from the coding sequence ATGAACGACTCGCCGACTTTCCCGCTCACGCTCGACGACCAGCTCTGCTTCGCGCTCTATTCGACGTCGCTCGCGATGACGAAAGCGTACAAGCCGCTACTCGACAAGCTCGCGCTCACCTATCCGCAATACCTCGCAATGCTCGTGCTGTGGGAATCCGACGACATGGCCGTCAAGGACATCGCCGCGCGGCTCAGCCTCGATCCCGCGACGGTCACGCCGCTCCTGAAGCGCCTGGAGGCGCTCGGCTACATCGAGCGGGTGCGCGACACGAACGACGAGCGGATCGTCCACGCCCGGCTCACCGCCGAAGGCGCAGCGCTCAAGCACAAGGCCCGGTCCGTGCCCGCCGAGCTGTTTTGCGCGATGCGCCAGACGCCCGATTTCCTGATCCGGCTGCGCGAGGATCTGACGCGACTGCGTCAAGCGCTGGCGGACGCCGACGACGCCTGA
- a CDS encoding tyrosine-type recombinase/integrase, producing MIGRRKTPSHLPARVYEKHGTWWFVDKDRKWHKLCRVKEGIVRLYESLAEYTRDSDGKAALENTMPTLLDDWIKRKLPTYAPKTRSNYLKMIGLIRREFGPQWLIEDVRPTDVARFLDKHFHDKPSSSNKYKALLSLIFMHAVRRGLRDRNPAREIGAAREKKRDRYITDAELDAVRAAVIASADYKTSSARSILCLIDLAYQTAQRIGDLLALNWQNVSDEGISFHPSKTVNSSGVRLLIEMTDDLRATLDQARGGKVMAIGPVICTHTGGRFTYIGAYSGWKRACDRARAAYEKACAEKGIAPDPKHLIGMHFHDLRAKALTDLKRQRGAAAAQSLAGHTTEGMTAHYTKAREVERVQPVPMKHAS from the coding sequence ATGATCGGTAGACGCAAAACCCCATCTCACCTTCCGGCCCGCGTCTACGAAAAACACGGGACATGGTGGTTCGTCGATAAGGACAGGAAGTGGCATAAGCTCTGCCGCGTCAAAGAAGGTATCGTGCGACTTTATGAATCGCTCGCCGAGTACACGCGTGATTCTGATGGCAAGGCTGCCCTCGAGAACACCATGCCGACCCTTCTGGATGACTGGATCAAAAGGAAGTTGCCCACATACGCGCCGAAGACTCGGTCGAACTACCTCAAGATGATCGGGTTAATCCGCAGAGAATTCGGACCGCAATGGCTAATCGAAGACGTCCGCCCAACAGATGTCGCGCGTTTCCTGGACAAGCATTTTCACGACAAGCCAAGTAGCAGTAACAAGTACAAGGCATTGCTGTCGCTGATCTTCATGCACGCTGTTCGTCGAGGCTTGCGCGATCGCAATCCAGCACGCGAAATCGGTGCCGCTAGGGAAAAGAAGCGCGACCGCTATATTACGGATGCAGAATTGGATGCGGTGCGCGCGGCCGTTATCGCAAGTGCTGATTACAAGACATCGTCAGCACGGTCGATTCTATGCCTGATCGATTTGGCCTACCAAACCGCCCAACGCATCGGCGATCTTCTGGCGCTAAACTGGCAGAACGTATCCGACGAGGGAATTTCGTTTCATCCAAGCAAAACGGTCAACAGTAGTGGCGTGCGCCTCCTGATCGAGATGACGGATGATCTTCGAGCAACACTCGACCAGGCACGCGGAGGAAAGGTGATGGCCATCGGACCGGTGATTTGTACGCACACTGGCGGCCGCTTCACGTACATCGGCGCGTACTCCGGATGGAAGCGCGCCTGCGATCGCGCACGCGCAGCATACGAGAAAGCATGTGCAGAGAAAGGGATCGCGCCAGATCCGAAGCACCTGATCGGGATGCACTTCCACGATCTGCGAGCAAAGGCACTGACCGATCTGAAGCGGCAGCGTGGAGCGGCGGCGGCCCAATCATTGGCCGGCCATACAACCGAAGGCATGACCGCGCACTATACGAAGGCTCGAGAGGTGGAGCGCGTCCAACCGGTGCCAATGAAGCATGCAAGTTAG
- a CDS encoding organic hydroperoxide resistance protein: MNILYKTAATSTGGRDGRATSHDQKLDVKLAAPRELGGAGAEGTNPEQLFAAGYSACFLSAMKFVAGQNKQTLPADTTVTAEVGIGPNEEGGFALDVELRVALPGLDVAAAKALIDRAHQVCPYSNATRNNVAVRLVVA, encoded by the coding sequence ATGAACATTCTGTACAAAACGGCAGCAACCAGCACCGGTGGCCGCGACGGCCGCGCGACGTCCCACGATCAGAAGCTCGACGTGAAGCTCGCCGCGCCGCGCGAGCTGGGCGGCGCGGGCGCCGAAGGCACGAACCCCGAGCAGCTCTTCGCCGCCGGCTATTCGGCATGCTTCCTGAGCGCGATGAAGTTTGTCGCGGGCCAGAACAAGCAGACGCTGCCCGCGGACACGACTGTCACCGCAGAAGTGGGCATCGGCCCGAACGAGGAAGGGGGATTTGCGCTCGACGTCGAGCTGCGCGTCGCGCTGCCCGGGCTCGACGTGGCGGCCGCGAAGGCGCTCATCGATCGTGCGCACCAGGTCTGCCCGTACTCGAATGCGACGCGCAACAACGTCGCGGTGCGCCTCGTCGTTGCGTAA
- a CDS encoding homoserine kinase — protein sequence MAVFTAVSDADLALWMRHYDLGDVVAFRGIPSGIENSNFFLTTTRGEYVLTIFENLTAGQLPFYIDLMSHLAKHGVPVPAPVARDDGTLFGELHSKPAAIVTKLEGAAELAPGVEHCVEVGQMLARMHLAGRDYPRHQPNLRSLPWWRDTVPAIAPLITGEQRALLESELAHQAAFFASDDYAALPEGPCHCDLFRDNALFAHAAPDTGHSVRLGGFFDFYFAGCDKWLFDVAVTVNDWCVDLPTGALDAARADALLRAYQTVRPFTADERRHWGDMLRAGAYRFWVSRLYDFHLPRAAQMLKPHDPGHFERILRERIAHAGALPETHACN from the coding sequence ATGGCCGTTTTCACCGCAGTTTCCGACGCTGACCTCGCACTCTGGATGCGCCACTACGATCTCGGCGACGTTGTCGCGTTCCGCGGCATCCCGTCCGGCATCGAGAACAGCAACTTCTTCCTGACGACGACGCGCGGCGAATACGTGCTCACGATCTTCGAGAACCTGACGGCCGGGCAACTGCCGTTCTACATCGATCTGATGAGCCATCTCGCGAAGCACGGCGTGCCCGTGCCCGCGCCCGTCGCGCGCGACGACGGCACGCTGTTCGGCGAGCTGCACAGCAAGCCGGCCGCGATCGTCACGAAGCTCGAAGGCGCAGCGGAGCTCGCGCCCGGCGTCGAGCACTGCGTCGAAGTCGGCCAGATGCTCGCGCGCATGCACCTCGCGGGCCGCGACTATCCGCGTCATCAGCCGAACCTGCGCAGCCTGCCGTGGTGGCGCGACACGGTGCCTGCGATCGCGCCGCTCATCACGGGCGAGCAGCGCGCGCTGCTGGAAAGCGAGCTCGCGCACCAGGCCGCGTTCTTCGCATCGGACGACTACGCGGCGCTGCCGGAAGGCCCGTGCCATTGCGACCTGTTCCGCGACAACGCGCTCTTCGCGCACGCGGCCCCGGACACCGGCCACTCGGTGCGGCTCGGCGGCTTCTTCGATTTCTACTTCGCCGGTTGCGACAAATGGCTGTTCGACGTCGCGGTGACGGTCAACGACTGGTGCGTCGATCTGCCGACGGGCGCGCTCGACGCCGCGCGCGCCGACGCGCTGCTGCGTGCGTACCAGACGGTGCGCCCGTTCACCGCGGACGAGCGCCGCCACTGGGGCGACATGCTGCGCGCGGGCGCGTACCGCTTCTGGGTATCGCGCCTGTATGATTTCCACCTCCCCCGCGCCGCGCAGATGCTGAAGCCGCACGACCCGGGCCATTTCGAACGCATCCTGCGCGAACGCATCGCGCACGCGGGCGCGCTCCCCGAGACCCACGCATGCAACTGA
- a CDS encoding ead/Ea22-like family protein codes for MAEIDVKKLRELAQKATPGPWAVDTECLDGHGRLYVSKGRSDYLLGRILEVFQNCLVRSKQRMANAEYIAAANPATILVICDRLEAAEKDAGRYRTFLKINLQQLAELRYQVNQEGKSIDDLLDALAQRQGEGS; via the coding sequence ATGGCTGAAATCGACGTGAAGAAACTGCGGGAGTTGGCGCAGAAGGCGACGCCGGGGCCGTGGGCCGTTGACACTGAATGCCTTGATGGTCATGGCCGTCTTTATGTATCCAAGGGGCGGTCGGACTATCTGCTTGGCCGCATCCTCGAAGTATTCCAAAACTGCCTTGTGCGAAGTAAGCAGCGTATGGCGAATGCTGAATATATTGCTGCCGCTAACCCAGCAACCATCCTCGTCATTTGCGACCGCCTAGAAGCAGCGGAGAAAGATGCGGGGCGGTATCGGACGTTTCTGAAAATCAACCTCCAGCAACTTGCGGAGCTTCGGTATCAGGTCAATCAGGAGGGGAAGTCTATTGATGACTTGCTCGACGCACTCGCGCAACGACAGGGAGAAGGATCGTGA
- a CDS encoding DUF3563 family protein yields MYLLSRLFLFLTKSPEQRAKERADAYLAGASDLYDLEFRMRKLDREAALDRA; encoded by the coding sequence ATGTATCTGCTGAGCCGCCTGTTCCTGTTCCTGACGAAGTCGCCCGAGCAACGCGCGAAGGAACGCGCCGATGCGTATCTCGCCGGCGCATCCGATCTGTACGATCTCGAATTCCGGATGCGCAAGCTCGATCGCGAAGCCGCACTCGATCGTGCGTAA
- a CDS encoding AMP nucleosidase → MKNDPNRRFRTHTPGSPSVEAFDDPIAAVARLSEIYETNTAFLRDAFARYRRNDSFDERVRACYPFVRIRTDVNTHIDSRRSYGFVAGPGVFETTVTRPDLFANYYREQLRLLAKNHHVRIEVGVSAQPIPVHFAFSEGIHLEGDLDRDRLVAMRDVFDTPDLAYLDDRIVNGTYEPAPGEPHPLALFTAARVDFSLHRLRHYTATLPTHFQNYVLYTNYQFYIDEFVKLGRTMMSASDDPDVRAYRSEYTAFVEPGDVITYNANLGDEESEGMPPPRAPQMPAYHLKRADGSGITMVNIGVGPSNAKTITDHIAVLRPHAWVMLGHCAGLRNTQRLGDYVLAHGYVREDHVLDADLPLWVPIPALAEVQVALERAVAQVTQLEGVELKRVMRTGTVASVDNRNWELRDHREPVQRLSQSRAIALDMESATIAANGFRFRVPYGTLLCVSDKPLHGELKLPGMADQFYRGQVDQHLQIGVKAMEILRTNGLDRLHSRKLRSFAEVAFQ, encoded by the coding sequence ATGAAGAACGATCCCAACCGCCGTTTCCGGACGCATACGCCGGGCAGTCCATCCGTCGAAGCGTTCGACGACCCGATCGCCGCCGTCGCGCGGCTCTCCGAGATCTACGAGACGAACACCGCGTTCCTGCGCGACGCGTTCGCGCGCTATCGCCGCAACGATTCGTTCGACGAGCGCGTGCGCGCGTGCTATCCGTTCGTGCGCATCCGCACCGACGTCAACACGCACATCGATTCGCGCCGCTCGTACGGCTTCGTCGCCGGCCCCGGCGTGTTCGAGACGACCGTCACGCGCCCGGACCTGTTCGCGAACTACTACCGCGAGCAATTGCGCCTGCTCGCGAAGAACCATCACGTGCGGATCGAAGTCGGCGTGTCGGCGCAGCCGATTCCGGTTCACTTCGCGTTCTCCGAAGGAATCCATCTCGAAGGCGATCTCGACCGCGACCGCCTCGTCGCGATGCGCGACGTGTTCGATACGCCGGATCTCGCGTACCTCGACGACCGGATCGTCAACGGCACATACGAGCCCGCGCCGGGCGAGCCGCATCCGCTCGCGCTCTTCACGGCGGCGCGCGTCGATTTTTCGCTGCATCGGCTGCGCCACTACACGGCGACGCTGCCGACGCATTTCCAGAATTACGTGCTTTACACGAACTACCAGTTCTACATCGACGAATTCGTGAAGCTCGGCCGCACGATGATGTCGGCGAGCGACGATCCCGACGTGCGTGCGTACCGCAGCGAATATACGGCGTTCGTGGAGCCGGGCGACGTGATCACGTACAACGCGAACCTCGGCGACGAGGAGAGCGAAGGCATGCCGCCGCCGCGCGCGCCGCAGATGCCCGCGTATCACCTGAAGCGCGCGGACGGCAGCGGGATCACGATGGTCAACATCGGCGTCGGGCCGTCGAACGCGAAGACGATCACCGATCACATCGCGGTGCTGCGTCCGCACGCGTGGGTGATGCTCGGCCACTGCGCGGGGCTGCGCAATACGCAGCGCCTCGGCGACTACGTGCTCGCGCATGGCTACGTTCGTGAGGATCACGTGCTCGACGCGGATCTGCCGCTATGGGTGCCGATTCCGGCGCTCGCCGAAGTGCAGGTCGCGCTCGAGCGCGCGGTCGCGCAGGTCACGCAGCTCGAAGGCGTCGAGCTCAAGCGCGTGATGCGCACGGGCACGGTGGCGAGCGTCGACAACCGCAACTGGGAGTTGCGCGACCATCGCGAGCCGGTGCAGCGGCTGTCGCAGAGCCGCGCGATCGCGCTCGACATGGAAAGCGCGACGATCGCCGCGAACGGCTTTCGCTTCCGCGTGCCGTACGGCACGCTGCTGTGCGTGTCGGACAAGCCGCTGCACGGCGAGCTGAAGCTGCCCGGGATGGCCGATCAGTTCTATCGTGGGCAAGTCGATCAGCATCTGCAGATCGGCGTGAAGGCGATGGAGATACTCCGCACGAACGGGCTCGACCGGCTGCATAGCCGCAAGCTGCGCAGCTTTGCGGAAGTGGCGTTTCAGTAA